In a single window of the Ooceraea biroi isolate clonal line C1 chromosome 8, Obir_v5.4, whole genome shotgun sequence genome:
- the LOC113562400 gene encoding uncharacterized protein PF11_0207-like: MDKKLGAIKKEVRRASFGSVEEMWKRKREDTLEGLEGGKEGIFRESKTPRSPGGKEGEAERTKVGYEGGWREGLKELFNELREEIRGDLRKIEEEVKGEIREQGKKMREEVEELRKELKEQEETGRKERQEMKSRIDKLEKDVKELKIENVGEKGEDMRVEGVKRDGLEDKVIELERRMEIKDREERRRNVVMREVEVKEGKRVEAVREVLERIGAKGEMVECRRIGGDKGKGRERILVKLSNEEQKREVMLMKKNLRGREERIMDDWTWKERRMRWKLEEIAREEEKNGKRVWIGYGKIKIDEKWWKWDEKEEVLTDERGRFRLGIQGEGEDKDKEVRLKI; encoded by the coding sequence ATGGATAAGAAATTAGGTGCGATAAAGAAAGAGGTAAGGAGGGCAAGCTTTGGAAGCGTGGAAGAGatgtggaaaagaaaaagggaggaTACGTTAGAAGGATTAGAAGGAGGAAAGGAGGGGATTTTTAGGGAAAGTAAGACGCCGAGATCGCCGGGAGGGAAGGAAGGAGAGGCAGAAAGGACGAAGGTAGGATATGAGGGAGGCTGGAGAGAAGGATTAAAGGAGTTGTTTAATGAACTAAGAGAGGAAATAAGAGGGGACCTTAGAAAAATAGAAGAGGAGGTAAAGGGAGAGATTAGGGAGCAAGGAAAAAAGATGAGAGAGGAAGTAGAAGAATTGAGAAAAGAATTGAAGGAGCAGGAGGAGAcaggaagaaaagagagacaggaaaTGAAGAGTAGGATAGATAAGTTGGAAAAGGATGTGaaggaattaaaaatagagaatGTAGGTGAGAAGGGGGAAGATATGCGGGTAGAAGGGGTTAAGAGGGATGGTCTAGAAGATAAGGTAATAGAGCTAGAGAGAAGGATGGAGATAAAGGATCGAGAGGAAAGGAGGAGGAATGTGGTGATGAGAGAAGTTGAAGTGAAAGAAGGGAAGAGAGTAGAGGCGGTAAGAGAAGTGTTGGAAAGGATAGGGGCGAAAGGAGAGATGGTAGAGTGCAGAAGGATAGGAGGAGATAAAGGAAAAGGAAGGGAAAGAATTCTAGTAAAATTAAGTAACGAAGAGCAAAAAAGAGAGGTGAtgttaatgaagaaaaatctaagagggagagaagagaggataATGGATGATTGGACttggaaagagagaaggatgaGATGGAAGTTGGAGGAAATAGCGagggaagaggaaaagaatgGGAAGAGAGTGTGGATAGGATAtgggaaaattaaaatagatgaGAAGTGGTGGAAATGGGATGAGAAAGAGGAAGTATTGACAGATGAGAGAGGGAGATTCAGATTAGGAATTCAGGGGGAAGGGGAGGACAAGGACAAGGAAGTAAGACTGAAGATATAA